A region of Bacillus rossius redtenbacheri isolate Brsri chromosome 2, Brsri_v3, whole genome shotgun sequence DNA encodes the following proteins:
- the LOC134529566 gene encoding uncharacterized protein LOC134529566 isoform X3, with protein sequence MMEFVIVLIFCVVLVIAVMVIGSGMGKATSSQRQMDIINVAQNLYLLIRKGDLKKCDVTQTTAFLLNIAKSTVLKYYKKDIEEVSTPGKKRKKRPQEGKSLDTVDDFTVNAIRNAIYRMYAEGLNVTVDTILKEIRERQIDYYGGRSSLHKLLKKMGFSWKTVDGRKALIENENIVLQRIDFLRKYKEEKERGANFIFVDETWIFQRGTVSKSWQDKSLQSAKRRTVGDGKRFIVVNAGGRTGFVPGAGLLFVSGQKTADYHGEMNGETFLMWFEDMLVHLEEPSVIIMDNASYHSTQMGEVCGSRGEANSSRLGERSPHRQRHHSSTHHPPRRG encoded by the exons atgatggaatttgttatcgttttgatattttgtgtggttcttgtgattgctgtaatggtaattggttccgggatggggaaagctacttcgtcgcagcgtcagatggacatcattaacgtcgctcagaacttatatcttttaattaggaaaggcgacttgaagaaatgtgacgttacgcagacgaccgcgtttcttctcaacatcgcaaagtcaactgttctcaa gtactacaagaaagacattgaagaagtttcaacaccaggaaaaaagaggaaaaaaaggccacaggaaggaaagtcacttgacacagtcgacgatttcacagtaaatgcaatcaggaatgcaatttacaggatgtacgctgaag gtttgaatgttacagtcgacaccattttgaaagaaatcagggaaagacaaatagattattatggtggaagatcaagtcttcataaattgttaaagaagatgggattttcatggaaaactgttgatggacgaaaagctttgatagagaatgaaaacatagtattgcagcgaatagatttcttgagaaagtataaagaagaaaaagaaagaggtgccaatttcatatttgttgatgaaacatggattttccagagag gaactgtatcaaagtcatggcaggacaagagtctacaatctgcgaagagacgtactgttggagatggtaaaaggtttattgttgttaatgctggagggcgcactggctttgtgccaggagcaggattactttttgtttcaggtcagaagactgcagactaccatggcgagatgaatggggaaactttcttgatgtggtttgaagacatgttggtgcatcttgaggaacccagtgtcatcataatggacaatgcttcatatcacagcacccag atgggcgaggtgtgtggatcacgtggagaagctaattcaagcagactgggagagagaagtccacatagacagcggcaccattcctccactcatcatccacctcggcgaggatag
- the LOC134529566 gene encoding uncharacterized protein LOC134529566 isoform X4 — protein MMEFVIVLIFCVVLVIAVMVIGSGMGKATSSQRQMDIINVAQNLYLLIRKGDLKKCDVTQTTAFLLNIAKSTVLKYYKKDIEEVSTPGKKRKKRPQEGKSLDTVDDFTVNAIRNAIYRMYAEGLNVTVDTILKEIRERQIDYYGGRSSLHKLLKKMGFSWKTVDGRKALIENENIVLQRIDFLRKYKEEKERGANFIFVDETWIFQRGTVSKSWQDKSLQSAKRRTVGDGQKTADYHGEMNGETFLMWFEDMLVHLEEPSVIIMDNASYHSTQMGEVCGSRGEANSSRLGERSPHRQRHHSSTHHPPRRG, from the exons atgatggaatttgttatcgttttgatattttgtgtggttcttgtgattgctgtaatggtaattggttccgggatggggaaagctacttcgtcgcagcgtcagatggacatcattaacgtcgctcagaacttatatcttttaattaggaaaggcgacttgaagaaatgtgacgttacgcagacgaccgcgtttcttctcaacatcgcaaagtcaactgttctcaa gtactacaagaaagacattgaagaagtttcaacaccaggaaaaaagaggaaaaaaaggccacaggaaggaaagtcacttgacacagtcgacgatttcacagtaaatgcaatcaggaatgcaatttacaggatgtacgctgaag gtttgaatgttacagtcgacaccattttgaaagaaatcagggaaagacaaatagattattatggtggaagatcaagtcttcataaattgttaaagaagatgggattttcatggaaaactgttgatggacgaaaagctttgatagagaatgaaaacatagtattgcagcgaatagatttcttgagaaagtataaagaagaaaaagaaagaggtgccaatttcatatttgttgatgaaacatggattttccagagag gaactgtatcaaagtcatggcaggacaagagtctacaatctgcgaagagacgtactgttggagatg gtcagaagactgcagactaccatggcgagatgaatggggaaactttcttgatgtggtttgaagacatgttggtgcatcttgaggaacccagtgtcatcataatggacaatgcttcatatcacagcacccag atgggcgaggtgtgtggatcacgtggagaagctaattcaagcagactgggagagagaagtccacatagacagcggcaccattcctccactcatcatccacctcggcgaggatag
- the LOC134529566 gene encoding uncharacterized protein LOC134529566 isoform X2 — protein sequence MMEFVIVLIFCVVLVIAVMVIGSGMGKATSSQRQMDIINVAQNLYLLIRKGDLKKCDVTQTTAFLLNIAKSTVLKYYKKDIEEVSTPGKKRKKRPQEGKSLDTVDDFTVNAIRNAIYRMYAEGLNVTVDTILKEIRERQIDYYGGRSSLHKLLKKMGFSWKTVDGRKALIENENIVLQRIDFLRKYKEEKERGANFIFVDETWIFQRGKALIYLKICSVVQYKVFHFHFIYFSGTVSKSWQDKSLQSAKRRTVGDGQKTADYHGEMNGETFLMWFEDMLVHLEEPSVIIMDNASYHSTQMGEVCGSRGEANSSRLGERSPHRQRHHSSTHHPPRRG from the exons atgatggaatttgttatcgttttgatattttgtgtggttcttgtgattgctgtaatggtaattggttccgggatggggaaagctacttcgtcgcagcgtcagatggacatcattaacgtcgctcagaacttatatcttttaattaggaaaggcgacttgaagaaatgtgacgttacgcagacgaccgcgtttcttctcaacatcgcaaagtcaactgttctcaa gtactacaagaaagacattgaagaagtttcaacaccaggaaaaaagaggaaaaaaaggccacaggaaggaaagtcacttgacacagtcgacgatttcacagtaaatgcaatcaggaatgcaatttacaggatgtacgctgaag gtttgaatgttacagtcgacaccattttgaaagaaatcagggaaagacaaatagattattatggtggaagatcaagtcttcataaattgttaaagaagatgggattttcatggaaaactgttgatggacgaaaagctttgatagagaatgaaaacatagtattgcagcgaatagatttcttgagaaagtataaagaagaaaaagaaagaggtgccaatttcatatttgttgatgaaacatggattttccagagaggcaaggcattaatttatttgaaaatttgttctgtggtccaatacaaagtatttcatttccatttcatatatttttcaggaactgtatcaaagtcatggcaggacaagagtctacaatctgcgaagagacgtactgttggagatg gtcagaagactgcagactaccatggcgagatgaatggggaaactttcttgatgtggtttgaagacatgttggtgcatcttgaggaacccagtgtcatcataatggacaatgcttcatatcacagcacccag atgggcgaggtgtgtggatcacgtggagaagctaattcaagcagactgggagagagaagtccacatagacagcggcaccattcctccactcatcatccacctcggcgaggatag
- the LOC134529566 gene encoding uncharacterized protein LOC134529566 isoform X1 has protein sequence MMEFVIVLIFCVVLVIAVMVIGSGMGKATSSQRQMDIINVAQNLYLLIRKGDLKKCDVTQTTAFLLNIAKSTVLKYYKKDIEEVSTPGKKRKKRPQEGKSLDTVDDFTVNAIRNAIYRMYAEGLNVTVDTILKEIRERQIDYYGGRSSLHKLLKKMGFSWKTVDGRKALIENENIVLQRIDFLRKYKEEKERGANFIFVDETWIFQRGKALIYLKICSVVQYKVFHFHFIYFSGTVSKSWQDKSLQSAKRRTVGDGKRFIVVNAGGRTGFVPGAGLLFVSGQKTADYHGEMNGETFLMWFEDMLVHLEEPSVIIMDNASYHSTQMGEVCGSRGEANSSRLGERSPHRQRHHSSTHHPPRRG, from the exons atgatggaatttgttatcgttttgatattttgtgtggttcttgtgattgctgtaatggtaattggttccgggatggggaaagctacttcgtcgcagcgtcagatggacatcattaacgtcgctcagaacttatatcttttaattaggaaaggcgacttgaagaaatgtgacgttacgcagacgaccgcgtttcttctcaacatcgcaaagtcaactgttctcaa gtactacaagaaagacattgaagaagtttcaacaccaggaaaaaagaggaaaaaaaggccacaggaaggaaagtcacttgacacagtcgacgatttcacagtaaatgcaatcaggaatgcaatttacaggatgtacgctgaag gtttgaatgttacagtcgacaccattttgaaagaaatcagggaaagacaaatagattattatggtggaagatcaagtcttcataaattgttaaagaagatgggattttcatggaaaactgttgatggacgaaaagctttgatagagaatgaaaacatagtattgcagcgaatagatttcttgagaaagtataaagaagaaaaagaaagaggtgccaatttcatatttgttgatgaaacatggattttccagagaggcaaggcattaatttatttgaaaatttgttctgtggtccaatacaaagtatttcatttccatttcatatatttttcaggaactgtatcaaagtcatggcaggacaagagtctacaatctgcgaagagacgtactgttggagatggtaaaaggtttattgttgttaatgctggagggcgcactggctttgtgccaggagcaggattactttttgtttcaggtcagaagactgcagactaccatggcgagatgaatggggaaactttcttgatgtggtttgaagacatgttggtgcatcttgaggaacccagtgtcatcataatggacaatgcttcatatcacagcacccag atgggcgaggtgtgtggatcacgtggagaagctaattcaagcagactgggagagagaagtccacatagacagcggcaccattcctccactcatcatccacctcggcgaggatag